A genomic window from Streptomyces sp. WMMC940 includes:
- a CDS encoding NAD(P)-dependent alcohol dehydrogenase: MKAAVVDRYGAPDVVRIGEVPRPAPRGGEVLIRVKAVAVTSADSRIRGARFPAGFGLFARLAFGVFRPRRTVLGSSFSGEVVAVGARVRDMAPGDEVCGMAGVKLGAHAEYVVVPAKKLARKPSAVSHEDAAGVLFGGSTALYFLRDKASVGPGTSVCINGASGAIGTNAVQLAKHFGATVTAVTSTANTGLVTDLGAARVVDYTRNDLAGIADRFDVVLDVVGNLSIASGRRLLSPKGVLLLAVAGLGDTVRARGNVVAGPAPERVGDFEFLLRLAADGAITVVIDRIYELCDIAEAHRRVDSGRKIGNIVVRP; encoded by the coding sequence ATGAAGGCAGCAGTCGTCGACCGGTACGGCGCGCCCGACGTTGTGCGTATCGGCGAGGTTCCACGGCCCGCGCCACGCGGAGGCGAGGTGCTGATCCGCGTCAAGGCGGTGGCGGTCACCTCGGCCGACTCGCGTATCCGCGGGGCCCGGTTCCCGGCGGGTTTCGGGTTGTTCGCACGGTTGGCCTTCGGCGTCTTCCGTCCTCGGCGGACGGTCCTGGGCAGCTCCTTCTCCGGGGAGGTCGTTGCCGTTGGTGCGCGCGTCCGTGACATGGCGCCGGGTGACGAGGTGTGCGGCATGGCCGGGGTGAAACTCGGCGCACATGCCGAGTACGTCGTGGTGCCGGCGAAGAAGCTCGCGCGGAAGCCGTCTGCGGTGAGCCACGAGGACGCGGCAGGGGTGCTGTTCGGAGGTTCGACGGCGCTGTACTTCCTGCGGGACAAGGCGTCGGTGGGACCCGGCACGTCGGTGTGCATCAACGGTGCGTCAGGCGCGATCGGCACGAACGCCGTCCAGTTGGCGAAGCACTTCGGCGCGACCGTCACCGCCGTGACCAGCACGGCGAACACCGGTCTGGTGACCGACCTGGGAGCAGCGCGGGTCGTCGACTACACCCGCAACGACCTGGCCGGCATCGCCGACCGGTTCGACGTGGTGCTGGACGTCGTCGGCAACCTTTCGATCGCGTCAGGTCGGCGCCTGCTGAGCCCCAAAGGGGTGCTGCTGCTGGCTGTCGCGGGCCTGGGCGACACCGTACGTGCCCGTGGCAACGTCGTCGCGGGCCCTGCACCCGAACGCGTCGGGGACTTCGAGTTCCTCTTGCGGCTGGCCGCCGATGGCGCGATCACCGTCGTGATCGACCGGATCTACGAGCTGTGCGACATCGCTGAAGCACATCGTCGGGTCGACAGCGGCCGCAAGATCGGCAACATCGTCGTGCGCCCGTAG
- a CDS encoding MerR family transcriptional regulator, which produces MTTDDSFGRLDDDDYPAYTMGRAAEMLGTTQGFLRALGEARLITPLRSAGGHRRYSRYQLRLAARARELVDQGTAIEAACRIIILEDQLEEAQRLNAEYRRAAESKSPPPEA; this is translated from the coding sequence ATGACCACAGACGACTCGTTCGGCCGTCTCGATGACGACGATTACCCCGCCTACACCATGGGTCGAGCCGCCGAAATGCTCGGCACCACCCAGGGCTTCCTCCGCGCCCTCGGTGAAGCCCGCCTCATCACTCCGCTCCGCTCCGCCGGCGGCCACCGCCGATACTCCCGCTACCAACTGCGCCTCGCCGCCCGCGCCCGCGAACTCGTCGATCAGGGAACCGCCATCGAGGCCGCCTGCCGCATCATCATCCTCGAAGACCAGCTCGAGGAAGCCCAGCGCCTCAACGCCGAATACCGCCGCGCCGCCGAATCGAAGAGTCCGCCCCCAGAAGCCTGA
- a CDS encoding helix-turn-helix domain-containing protein, with protein sequence MPIAVDIDVMLARRKMSVGELANRVGITPANLAVLKNGRAKAVRFATLASLCEVLECQPGDLLRWEAEDAAGG encoded by the coding sequence ATGCCGATCGCCGTCGACATCGACGTGATGCTGGCCAGGCGGAAGATGTCCGTGGGCGAACTCGCGAACCGCGTAGGGATCACGCCCGCCAACCTGGCGGTACTCAAGAACGGCCGCGCGAAGGCGGTACGCTTCGCGACGCTCGCCTCGCTCTGCGAGGTGCTCGAATGCCAGCCGGGCGACCTGCTGCGCTGGGAGGCCGAGGACGCCGCAGGCGGATGA
- a CDS encoding type II toxin-antitoxin system RelE family toxin, translating to MSYEVVWEPEALAQAERFAKDDPHGVRQVFTAVDRLADDPRPDGAFGSADLLRIHIGPYRVLYEINDQQIRVSVIHLGRIR from the coding sequence GTGAGCTACGAGGTCGTCTGGGAGCCCGAGGCCCTCGCCCAGGCCGAGCGGTTCGCCAAGGACGACCCCCACGGTGTCCGGCAGGTGTTCACGGCTGTCGACCGCCTCGCCGACGACCCCCGGCCCGACGGCGCGTTCGGCAGCGCCGACCTCTTGCGCATCCACATCGGCCCCTACCGGGTGCTGTACGAGATCAACGACCAGCAGATCCGCGTCAGCGTCATCCATCTCGGCCGCATCCGCTGA
- a CDS encoding DUF5958 family protein, producing MNERDVPLNELAKDLRPRSEGIEQFDDLVQGEQSEALPLLRHHCVQASAVAEDAPESIRRGGRQRARLVCWTRRTGWGSGDCCLRSCCCPVTATAGSGSTAGPLSIVFLTDLGDFAPLGVPEVFHRPFIGVIAVLGVVALLQHCRQSAGRRTAPGRRR from the coding sequence ATGAACGAACGCGACGTCCCGCTCAACGAGCTCGCGAAGGATCTGCGCCCGAGGTCGGAGGGCATCGAACAATTCGACGACCTCGTCCAGGGCGAGCAGTCCGAAGCGCTGCCGCTCCTGCGTCATCACTGCGTCCAGGCAAGCGCCGTTGCCGAGGACGCACCGGAGAGCATCCGGCGTGGCGGACGCCAGCGAGCACGGCTTGTCTGTTGGACACGCCGTACCGGGTGGGGGAGTGGGGACTGCTGTCTCCGGTCGTGCTGTTGTCCGGTGACGGCCACTGCTGGATCGGGCTCGACTGCCGGGCCCCTGTCAATCGTCTTCCTGACGGACTTGGGCGACTTCGCGCCGTTGGGTGTGCCAGAAGTCTTTCACCGCCCTTTCATCGGCGTGATCGCGGTCCTCGGCGTTGTAGCTCTCCTGCAGCACTGCCGTCAGAGCGCTGGACGTCGAACCGCGCCCGGGCGAAGGCGGTGA
- a CDS encoding DUF2975 domain-containing protein, with the protein MGKLTVGALRAVLVVVLAGTVFVQAGMVWALVSGSDPEDGSLPLTPLRVITILGMVSVQVALVCVWRLVTMVRRGTVFSHAAFRYVDLVIGAIVAAALAWFAVTALNAPGQRDDPGVTVIMGGIGVAILGVALIVLVLRMLLAQAVARDVEAAQMQAELDEVI; encoded by the coding sequence ATGGGAAAGCTGACGGTGGGTGCGCTGCGCGCCGTGCTCGTGGTGGTGCTCGCCGGCACCGTGTTCGTACAGGCAGGGATGGTGTGGGCGTTGGTCAGCGGGAGCGACCCGGAGGACGGGTCGCTCCCGCTGACCCCGCTGCGAGTGATCACGATCCTGGGCATGGTGTCGGTCCAGGTCGCCCTGGTCTGTGTATGGCGACTGGTGACGATGGTGCGACGGGGAACCGTGTTCTCCCACGCCGCCTTCCGGTACGTGGACCTCGTGATCGGCGCCATCGTGGCGGCTGCCCTCGCGTGGTTCGCGGTCACGGCCCTCAATGCGCCGGGCCAGCGGGACGATCCGGGCGTCACCGTCATCATGGGCGGAATCGGCGTGGCCATCCTGGGGGTCGCGCTCATCGTGCTCGTGTTGCGGATGCTGCTCGCCCAGGCCGTTGCGCGCGACGTCGAAGCGGCGCAGATGCAGGCCGAGTTGGACGAGGTGATCTGA
- the solA gene encoding N-methyl-L-tryptophan oxidase: MTSTYDVVVVGLGISGSATVSALAARGASVLAVDTHGPTHRYGSSHGESRIFRRTYWEGTSYLPLLNRADRMWSELERAHGDVLTVRTGGLFMGDSTEGLVELSRHTAQDGCIPHEIWDAAEANARFDWLNLGPDISVLYEPGAYTLLADRARLALLDAAVRAGAVVRFGERALAVSSTAEGASVHLGSGETVSCGAIALSAGPWSNDFLADELPGILHPHRVPVYWFRTRFPGANEGMPAFVYESASGGVVYGCPEWGRGGREVKIGFHNRQQTPGDPSDPTPHRVGSTQQAEIVEAVSRFLTEIDPEPVRSAMCFYTMTPDGSFVIDRARSAPRLVYSAACSGHGFKFAPAIGECLALLALGEKPDLDLTAFARARFDVQRSDGSAAGELQRRGPRSRR, from the coding sequence GTGACCAGTACCTATGACGTCGTTGTCGTCGGCCTGGGGATATCCGGATCCGCCACTGTCTCGGCGTTGGCGGCGCGCGGGGCTTCCGTCCTCGCCGTCGACACGCATGGCCCGACCCACCGGTACGGCTCCTCCCACGGCGAGAGCCGTATCTTCCGGCGCACGTACTGGGAAGGGACGTCGTACCTGCCACTCCTGAACCGGGCCGATCGAATGTGGAGCGAACTGGAGAGAGCGCACGGCGACGTCCTGACCGTGCGCACCGGCGGCCTCTTCATGGGTGACAGCACCGAGGGCCTGGTCGAGCTCAGCCGGCACACCGCCCAAGACGGCTGCATCCCGCACGAGATCTGGGACGCGGCCGAAGCCAACGCCCGCTTCGACTGGCTCAACCTGGGTCCGGACATCTCCGTCCTGTACGAACCCGGCGCCTACACCCTTCTCGCCGACCGCGCCCGGTTGGCACTGCTCGACGCGGCCGTGCGCGCCGGCGCCGTAGTTCGCTTCGGTGAACGGGCGCTGGCCGTCTCCTCCACCGCCGAGGGGGCGTCCGTACATCTCGGTTCCGGAGAGACGGTGTCGTGCGGAGCAATCGCCCTGTCCGCCGGCCCCTGGTCGAACGACTTCCTCGCCGACGAGCTCCCCGGCATCCTCCACCCGCACCGCGTGCCCGTGTACTGGTTCCGCACCCGATTCCCCGGGGCTAACGAGGGAATGCCCGCGTTCGTCTACGAGTCGGCTTCCGGGGGTGTCGTCTACGGCTGCCCGGAATGGGGCCGCGGCGGCCGGGAGGTCAAGATCGGCTTCCACAACAGGCAGCAGACCCCGGGCGATCCGTCCGACCCGACTCCCCACCGGGTCGGGTCGACGCAGCAGGCCGAGATCGTCGAGGCGGTGTCGCGGTTCCTGACGGAAATCGACCCCGAGCCCGTGCGGTCCGCGATGTGCTTCTACACGATGACGCCGGACGGTAGCTTCGTCATCGACCGGGCGCGGTCCGCGCCGCGGCTGGTGTACTCCGCCGCCTGCTCCGGACACGGCTTCAAGTTCGCCCCGGCGATCGGGGAGTGTCTGGCGCTGCTGGCCCTGGGGGAGAAACCGGACCTCGACCTCACCGCCTTCGCCCGGGCGCGGTTCGACGTCCAGCGCTCTGACGGCAGTGCTGCAGGAGAGCTACAACGCCGAGGACCGCGATCACGCCGATGA
- a CDS encoding RNA polymerase sigma factor, producing MSGDVRDGLLVVRCQLGEREAFRELVGVWHVPLCRYLQGMVGSPHLADDLAQEVWIAVVRGLPRLRQPKRFTPWLFTIARRTVTDHLRQAYRAPATPLEEADAVVAEGDELSGVLTTMQIEAGLSELPPLEREVLILFHLEDLPLAACAEVLGVAPGTVKSRLHRARRMLRSILAERGYEA from the coding sequence GTGAGCGGTGACGTGCGCGACGGGCTGCTCGTGGTTCGCTGCCAGCTCGGGGAGCGGGAGGCGTTCCGCGAGCTGGTGGGCGTCTGGCATGTCCCGCTGTGTCGCTACCTGCAGGGCATGGTCGGATCGCCCCACCTCGCGGACGATCTTGCTCAGGAGGTGTGGATCGCGGTGGTGCGTGGCCTGCCGCGCCTGCGGCAGCCGAAGCGGTTCACCCCGTGGCTGTTCACCATCGCCCGGCGCACGGTCACCGACCACCTGCGCCAGGCGTACAGGGCGCCGGCGACACCCCTGGAGGAGGCGGACGCCGTCGTCGCCGAAGGGGACGAGCTCAGTGGCGTCCTGACCACCATGCAGATCGAAGCCGGCCTTTCCGAGCTGCCGCCCCTGGAGCGCGAAGTGCTGATCCTGTTCCACCTGGAGGATCTGCCGCTGGCAGCCTGTGCGGAGGTGCTCGGTGTGGCGCCCGGCACGGTCAAGAGCCGGCTGCACCGCGCACGGCGCATGTTGCGGAGCATCCTTGCCGAAAGGGGATACGAGGCATGA
- a CDS encoding type II toxin-antitoxin system Phd/YefM family antitoxin, translating to MTETTYSIVEARARLGAIAREVSATREPVAITDHGQTVAILVSPADALELQELRALAAYRARQARGENAGVPHGEAYRRVFGGSEA from the coding sequence ATGACGGAGACGACATACTCGATCGTGGAAGCCCGCGCCCGCCTGGGCGCCATCGCCCGCGAGGTCAGCGCCACCCGAGAGCCGGTCGCCATCACCGACCACGGGCAGACCGTCGCCATACTGGTCAGCCCCGCCGACGCGCTGGAGCTGCAGGAGCTGCGGGCGCTGGCCGCCTACCGCGCCCGCCAGGCACGCGGCGAGAACGCGGGTGTCCCGCACGGCGAGGCGTACCGCCGTGTGTTCGGCGGGTCTGAGGCGTGA
- a CDS encoding TetR/AcrR family transcriptional regulator, whose product MPRRPALSHDRIIDAAVQVADRGGLAQVSMRNVGKELGVEAMSLYHHLAGKDALLDALANWTFTQIELPEPRQPWRQAMTDRAASARATLSQHPWALGLIESRRSPGPALLRHHDTVLGCLRHNGFPMTLASHAFSAIDAYVYGFVLTELNLPFDTDAGVEEFVGEIQDRLSPDAYPHLAELITEHVMHRDYSYADEFGYGLDLILDSLESRLAKR is encoded by the coding sequence ATGCCCCGGCGTCCAGCGCTCAGTCACGACCGCATCATCGACGCCGCGGTACAGGTCGCCGACCGCGGCGGCCTCGCCCAGGTGAGCATGCGCAACGTCGGCAAGGAACTCGGCGTCGAGGCGATGTCGCTCTACCATCACCTCGCCGGCAAGGACGCGTTGCTGGACGCCCTGGCGAACTGGACCTTCACCCAGATCGAGCTGCCCGAACCCCGGCAACCGTGGCGACAGGCGATGACCGACCGCGCGGCGTCGGCCCGCGCCACCCTGTCACAACACCCATGGGCCCTTGGCCTCATCGAGTCTCGCCGCTCCCCAGGCCCGGCCCTGCTCCGACACCACGACACCGTGCTCGGCTGCCTGCGCCACAACGGCTTCCCGATGACGCTGGCGTCACACGCCTTCTCCGCGATCGACGCCTACGTCTACGGCTTCGTGCTGACCGAGCTCAATCTGCCCTTCGACACCGACGCCGGAGTCGAAGAATTCGTCGGCGAGATCCAGGACCGGCTCTCCCCCGATGCCTACCCGCACCTGGCCGAGCTGATCACCGAGCACGTCATGCATCGGGACTACTCCTACGCCGACGAGTTCGGCTACGGTCTCGACCTCATCCTCGACAGTCTCGAATCACGCCTGGCAAAGCGGTGA
- a CDS encoding saccharopine dehydrogenase, translating to MTDQSITDRLRHDPSGPVLITGGYGTVGTEIARLIAPTAPLLLTGRSPERGRALAHELDGEVRAWDLADPAPFTAAVRAVISSVNDPDDRVLRAAASAGVPYVDITRWTARLQRAVTVAALLRPTAPVLLSSAWMGGVSSVAAAALAEELGGAERVETAVRWDMADRSGADSVEFMDRLGVRFEVIEGGRRRLAAPLTDARTVRIGAGPVRVARIDTPEQFTLPLTLGTATAATRIGFSSAGATRALLALGGAGFFRWAGGERWTPVRRALLHAPGEGGTAGFRVDVTHRGITRTATLTDPSGQCHLTALGALLGLRRVLGLDGSPAPEGLVFPEQHPRPAHALAALTEYGVRVDIDRTSAPAAA from the coding sequence ATGACTGATCAATCGATCACCGACCGGCTCCGGCACGACCCGTCCGGCCCCGTACTGATCACCGGCGGCTATGGCACCGTGGGCACCGAGATCGCCCGGCTGATCGCCCCCACGGCCCCCCTGCTGCTCACCGGCCGCTCCCCGGAGCGCGGCCGGGCGCTCGCCCACGAGCTCGACGGGGAGGTGCGCGCCTGGGACCTCGCCGATCCCGCGCCGTTCACCGCCGCCGTCCGTGCCGTCATCAGCTCGGTCAACGACCCCGACGACCGGGTGCTGCGCGCCGCCGCCTCGGCCGGCGTCCCGTACGTGGACATCACCCGATGGACCGCCCGGCTGCAGCGCGCCGTCACCGTGGCCGCGCTGCTGCGCCCCACCGCCCCCGTGCTGCTCTCCTCCGCCTGGATGGGCGGCGTCAGCAGCGTCGCCGCGGCCGCACTGGCCGAGGAACTCGGCGGCGCCGAGCGGGTCGAGACCGCCGTCCGCTGGGACATGGCCGACCGGTCCGGTGCGGACTCCGTGGAGTTCATGGACCGCCTCGGCGTGCGCTTCGAGGTGATCGAGGGCGGCCGTCGCCGCCTGGCCGCCCCGCTCACCGATGCCCGTACCGTCCGGATCGGCGCGGGCCCGGTGCGGGTCGCCCGGATCGACACCCCTGAGCAGTTCACCCTGCCGCTGACCCTGGGCACGGCCACCGCCGCCACCCGGATCGGCTTCAGCTCGGCAGGCGCCACCCGCGCCCTCCTGGCCCTCGGCGGCGCCGGATTCTTCCGCTGGGCCGGCGGCGAACGCTGGACCCCGGTACGCCGCGCCCTGCTGCACGCCCCGGGCGAGGGCGGCACCGCCGGGTTCCGGGTGGACGTCACCCACCGCGGCATCACCCGTACGGCCACCCTCACCGACCCGTCCGGCCAGTGCCACCTCACCGCGCTCGGGGCGCTGCTGGGCCTGCGCCGCGTACTCGGCCTCGACGGTTCACCCGCTCCCGAGGGCCTGGTCTTCCCGGAGCAGCACCCGCGACCGGCCCACGCCCTCGCCGCCCTGACGGAGTACGGCGTCCGCGTGGACATCGACCGCACCTCGGCCCCGGCCGCCGCATGA
- a CDS encoding histidine kinase, which produces MSEPDRQSGGGPTSAKVLESGSDLRRQGGPAKELPAGTRATRKARKAWSSPRLRRRTEAGACALAALTWAGTAAALSGPVLEHGWMGTVLHGFGALAILCGLVVWVRSPTPGTGRLLMICGAAFHLGDLRASHHLALFAIGYSLAYLWTAVLGHLVLALPDGRLADRPSRTVAVAGYVGAVGTQIGRYVAESPRPPWWWDMTPGPNTVWAQAASWIYIGLTVAVMAVVARRWASSTRLRRRHATAMWVAAAVAGVGGIAAATAGALGAPVGVRVAILLAALAVDLLVIPLVAMARLVQLEIAQGRAARAVLRIEQGNPHLPPQLLQQVLADALGDPTLTLVHPSGPADGTQPRPQRPPSGRAVTGVRRRGALIALVEHDEALAAQRPLAEAAVGVAGLAIDNARLYAAQQAQLEELRRSRERISTAAYEERHRIQRDLHDGAQQELYTVLLLLDVARHALTGTSTPDPAAAGATVERAHRLLGEAIAGLRDLTEGIYPTDLVAHGLAAAVDRLADSAPVPLHTDVPPCRWPRHIELTAYFLIVEALTNAYKHADCQRIGLMVRPVDGGVVIEISDDGRGGASARPGSGLSGLHDRLAAVGGTLTVTSPAGCGTRLTALLPVEDPCA; this is translated from the coding sequence GTGTCCGAGCCAGACCGGCAATCCGGCGGCGGGCCGACGTCGGCGAAGGTCCTGGAGTCCGGGTCCGACCTGAGGCGCCAGGGCGGTCCCGCGAAGGAGCTTCCGGCCGGTACGAGAGCCACCCGCAAGGCCCGGAAAGCATGGTCGTCGCCCCGCCTCCGACGCCGCACCGAGGCGGGAGCCTGCGCCCTCGCCGCTCTCACCTGGGCCGGTACGGCCGCCGCACTCTCCGGTCCGGTCCTGGAGCACGGCTGGATGGGAACCGTGCTGCACGGATTCGGCGCGCTGGCGATCCTGTGCGGGCTGGTCGTCTGGGTCCGCTCCCCCACGCCCGGAACCGGTCGACTGCTGATGATCTGCGGCGCCGCGTTCCACCTCGGGGACCTGCGGGCGAGCCACCATCTCGCGCTCTTCGCGATCGGCTACTCCCTCGCGTACCTGTGGACGGCGGTACTGGGCCACCTCGTGCTGGCGTTGCCGGACGGGCGCCTGGCGGACCGCCCGTCAAGGACCGTCGCGGTGGCCGGCTACGTCGGCGCGGTGGGCACGCAGATCGGCCGGTACGTCGCGGAGTCGCCACGACCACCCTGGTGGTGGGACATGACGCCCGGCCCCAACACCGTCTGGGCTCAGGCCGCCAGCTGGATCTACATCGGGCTGACCGTGGCCGTAATGGCGGTGGTCGCCCGCCGCTGGGCCTCGTCGACCCGGCTGCGCCGTCGTCATGCCACGGCCATGTGGGTCGCCGCGGCGGTGGCCGGGGTCGGCGGCATCGCTGCCGCGACGGCCGGCGCACTCGGCGCACCCGTCGGCGTCCGCGTGGCGATCCTGCTCGCCGCGCTGGCCGTTGATCTGCTCGTCATCCCGCTGGTCGCGATGGCCAGGCTGGTCCAGCTGGAGATCGCGCAGGGACGAGCCGCTCGTGCGGTGCTGCGGATCGAGCAAGGAAACCCCCACCTTCCGCCCCAACTGCTCCAGCAGGTGCTCGCCGACGCCCTGGGCGACCCCACGCTCACCCTCGTCCACCCATCGGGCCCCGCAGACGGCACGCAGCCGCGGCCGCAGCGTCCCCCGAGCGGCCGGGCCGTCACGGGGGTCCGCCGCCGGGGCGCCCTCATCGCCCTCGTCGAGCACGACGAGGCGCTGGCCGCGCAGCGCCCGCTGGCCGAGGCCGCGGTCGGAGTCGCCGGGTTGGCCATCGACAACGCCCGTCTGTACGCCGCTCAGCAGGCCCAGCTGGAGGAACTACGGCGGTCGCGGGAACGGATCTCGACCGCCGCGTACGAGGAGCGTCACCGTATCCAGCGGGATCTCCACGACGGGGCACAGCAGGAGCTCTACACCGTGCTTCTGCTCCTCGACGTCGCCCGGCACGCATTGACCGGCACGTCGACGCCCGACCCGGCGGCAGCCGGGGCGACGGTCGAGCGGGCGCACCGACTGCTCGGCGAGGCGATCGCCGGATTACGGGACCTGACCGAGGGCATCTACCCGACCGACCTGGTCGCGCACGGGCTGGCGGCGGCCGTGGACCGACTGGCCGACAGCGCGCCGGTGCCGCTCCATACCGATGTCCCCCCGTGCCGGTGGCCCCGACACATCGAACTGACCGCCTACTTCCTGATCGTCGAAGCGCTGACGAACGCGTACAAGCACGCCGACTGCCAGCGAATAGGCCTGATGGTCCGTCCGGTGGACGGCGGCGTGGTGATCGAGATCAGTGACGACGGACGAGGCGGGGCATCCGCGAGGCCGGGATCGGGACTCAGCGGATTGCACGACCGCCTCGCGGCCGTCGGAGGAACCCTGACCGTCACCAGCCCGGCCGGGTGCGGCACCCGGCTGACCGCCCTGCTTCCCGTGGAGGATCCATGCGCGTAG
- a CDS encoding response regulator, with product MRVAVVEDQPLLQDVLAEGLTSRGLTVVGRARDATEALLSLERTEPEVVLLDIRLPPGYSDEGLCLAETVRARYPAVGLLVLSSYAELHFAQRLLGLQEDTRAVGYVLKERVGDLNELIEAIRRVAAGEVVVDRHLINRLMSRQRSSDPLERLSPHERRILALVAEGRSNLGIAEQMACRVSTVEKHLSSITAKLDLAPIGEATRRGVNVRVLATLAFLRTVDSSAAAAEGPR from the coding sequence ATGCGCGTAGCCGTCGTCGAGGACCAGCCGCTCCTGCAGGACGTTCTTGCCGAAGGCCTGACCAGCCGCGGCCTCACCGTGGTCGGCCGGGCCCGGGACGCCACCGAGGCCCTGCTTTCCCTCGAGCGGACGGAACCCGAAGTGGTGCTGCTCGACATCCGGTTGCCTCCGGGCTACTCCGACGAGGGGCTGTGCCTCGCCGAGACCGTACGGGCCCGGTATCCGGCCGTCGGACTGCTCGTCCTCTCCTCGTACGCCGAACTCCACTTCGCCCAGCGGCTGCTCGGGTTGCAGGAGGACACCCGGGCGGTGGGGTACGTGCTCAAGGAGCGGGTCGGGGACCTCAACGAGCTCATCGAGGCGATCCGGCGAGTTGCCGCCGGTGAAGTGGTGGTGGACCGTCATCTCATCAACCGGCTGATGTCCAGGCAGCGTTCGAGCGACCCGTTGGAGCGGTTGAGCCCGCACGAGCGGCGGATCCTGGCCCTGGTCGCCGAGGGGCGCTCCAACCTGGGCATCGCGGAGCAGATGGCCTGCCGGGTGAGCACCGTCGAGAAGCACCTCTCGTCGATCACCGCGAAGCTGGATCTCGCCCCGATCGGCGAGGCGACGCGCCGCGGGGTGAATGTCCGTGTACTCGCCACGCTCGCATTCCTGCGAACCGTTGACAGCAGTGCCGCTGCCGCCGAGGGGCCGCGGTGA
- a CDS encoding TetR/AcrR family transcriptional regulator produces the protein MSAATSKGHQRRTALLDAARRILFTSGGAELTMRAVADAAGVRLGHLQYYFPSRSDLLAALLERILADSLERIAALAPTTEGDGDADGTGGRCCRADPGPALESILADHDDPDLVRLFTEVWAMAAHDAQAAEAVTAFYAAYAAQLAAFIREHAPQTGPEDARSRAEVFVMLMEGAALFRSGIAGRPAAPTEALLRQVLLGLVAGADGD, from the coding sequence ATGAGCGCCGCCACCTCCAAGGGCCACCAGCGGCGCACGGCCCTGCTGGACGCGGCCCGGCGGATCCTGTTCACCTCGGGAGGCGCGGAGCTGACCATGCGGGCGGTCGCGGACGCGGCCGGGGTCCGCCTCGGCCATCTCCAGTACTACTTCCCGTCCCGCTCCGACCTGCTGGCCGCTCTGCTCGAACGGATCCTGGCCGACTCCCTGGAACGGATCGCCGCCCTCGCACCCACCACCGAGGGTGACGGCGACGCCGACGGCACGGGCGGCCGATGCTGCCGGGCGGATCCCGGCCCCGCCCTGGAGAGCATCCTCGCCGACCACGACGACCCCGACCTGGTGCGGCTGTTCACCGAGGTCTGGGCGATGGCGGCACACGACGCCCAGGCCGCCGAGGCGGTCACCGCCTTCTACGCCGCGTACGCCGCGCAGCTCGCGGCCTTCATCCGGGAGCACGCCCCGCAGACCGGCCCCGAGGACGCCCGGAGCCGTGCCGAGGTGTTCGTGATGCTGATGGAGGGCGCGGCCCTGTTCCGGTCCGGCATCGCGGGCCGACCCGCCGCCCCCACCGAGGCCCTGCTCCGACAGGTGCTGCTCGGCCTGGTGGCGGGAGCCGACGGCGACTGA
- a CDS encoding transmembrane transport protein, producing MSEQKPAAQRGVPEQLDRALAAELSLRSRMRHVAVGLAGGGGAALIAVLWATEPDPLPARTQLAFAGLVVVGLAWAGFAGWVLSRRRPLFARDRVLGASLALGATAVTAVAGTVLAAVRGTAADVLATAVGGVVLTAAAVLVLVRARSRRRELLRLRDALRRGAS from the coding sequence ATGAGTGAGCAGAAGCCCGCAGCTCAGCGGGGCGTGCCCGAGCAGCTGGACCGCGCGCTGGCAGCGGAGTTGTCGCTGCGCTCCCGGATGCGCCACGTTGCGGTGGGCCTGGCGGGAGGGGGCGGTGCGGCGCTGATCGCGGTGCTGTGGGCGACCGAGCCGGATCCGCTGCCCGCCCGCACGCAGCTGGCTTTCGCCGGGCTGGTCGTCGTCGGGCTGGCCTGGGCCGGCTTCGCCGGATGGGTGCTGAGCAGGCGGCGGCCGCTGTTCGCCCGGGACCGGGTGCTGGGCGCGAGCCTCGCACTCGGGGCGACCGCGGTGACGGCCGTCGCCGGTACGGTGCTGGCCGCTGTCCGCGGTACTGCCGCCGACGTGCTGGCCACCGCTGTGGGAGGAGTCGTCCTCACCGCCGCCGCAGTACTCGTCCTGGTGCGGGCGCGGTCGCGCCGCCGCGAGCTGCTGCGACTTCGGGATGCCCTCCGACGAGGCGCCTCCTGA